From Anopheles darlingi chromosome 2, idAnoDarlMG_H_01, whole genome shotgun sequence, the proteins below share one genomic window:
- the LOC125952641 gene encoding protein decapentaplegic — protein MHAWLYVLAVLAISQGVTRVAGTNEEDDVLRRSPAIATVFGSGPRSVGSSSSSSSSAISNQQPERRTDNDDTGQRESTAVPAAAAAAAAAVEVAASADSGSRSETSADGQSATRQTPTTSNADESDVREYEEFMAVHKKEKQQDEEQEQEEEVHVVEELDTNDIADADSADELDESARSDSASKGDSSSSSSKPDPKTLVEIEKSLLSLFGFPNRPKIDRSKVVIPEAMKQLYAQIMGHDLVDSVSVPKEGLNTRNANTVRSFTHEESHIDARFKHHHRFRLLFNVSSIPRGEKLRGAEITLTREAITVGSRNGRPRPPAQYQVLVYDILRPGRKGHRAPTFLLVDSKSLKINETGTVSFDVMPAVDRWLRQPTKNHGLFVQVQRRFGGAGVPPPPPPKTPPATTTAASHSRQRRSLQVPVHEHVRLRRSIDEPHESWSQKQPLLFTYTDDGRHKQRPIRDAISSANRARRASAKRSNRRKNELCQRKPLYVDFSDVGWNDWIVAPPGYEAYFCQGDCRFPIADHLNTTNHAIVQTLVNSYNVELAPKACCVPTQLSSISMLYLNEQNKVVLKNYQDMTVVGCGCR, from the exons ATGCACGCGTGGCTCTATGTCCTCGCGGTGCTGGCGATCTCACAGGGTGTAACGCGAGTCGCTGGCACcaacgaggaggacgacgtGCTACGACGCTCACCGGCGATCGCTACCGTGTTCGGTAGCGGGCCACGAAGCgtcggcagcagtagcagtagcagtagtagcgccatcagcaatcagcagccaGAGCGGCGAACCGACAACGATGATACGGGCCAGCGTGAGTCAACGGCtgtaccggcggcggcggctgcggctgcggctgcggttgAGGTTGCGGCCAGCGCTGATAGTGGCAGCCGTAGCGAGACGAGCGCCGATGGCCAAAGTGCGACGCgacaaacaccaacaacgagcAATGCGGACGAGAGTGATGTGCGCGAGTACGAGGAGTTTATGGCCGTCcacaagaaggagaagcagcaggatgaggagcaggagcaggaggaggaagtgcaTGTAGTGGAGGAGCTAGACACTAACGACATCGCGGACGCGGACAGTGCGGACGAGCTCGATGAGAGCGCGCGCAGTGATAGTGCCAGCAaaggcgacagcagcagcagcagtagcaagcCAGATCCTAAAACACTAGTCGAAATAGAGAAGAGTCTCTTGAGCCTGTTTGGCTTTCCTAATCGACCAAAAATCGATAGATCTAAGGTGGTGATACCGGAGGCGATGAAGCAGCTGTACGCTCAGATCATGGGCCATGATCTGGTCGACTCTGTCAGTGTACCAAAGGAGGGACTGAACACGCGCAACGCAAACACGGTGCGCAGTTTCACGCACGAAG AGAGTCACATAGACGCACGGTTCAAGCATCACCATCGCTTCCGGTTACTGTTTAACGTGTCGAGTATACCGCGCGGTGAGAAGCTACGCGGTGCCGAGATCACGCTAACGCGGGAAGCGATCACCGTCGGTAGCCGGAACGGGCGACCGCGACCACCGGCCCAGTACCAGGTGCTGGTGTACGACATCCTGCGGCCAGGGCGGAAGGGTCACCGGGCGCCCACCTTCCTGCTGGTCGACTCGAAGTCACTCAAGATCAACGAAACCGGCACGGTCAGCTTCGACGTGATGCCGGCGGTCGACCGGTGGCTTCGTCAACCCACCAAGAACCACGGTCTGTTCGTGCAGGTCCAGCGACGGTTCGGTGGAGCGggagtaccaccaccaccaccaccaaaaacaccaccagccaccactacAGCGGCCAGTCATAGCCGGCAGCGGCGCAGTCTGCAGGTGCCCGTTCACGAGCACGTCCGGTTACGGCGGTCGATCGACGAACCGCACGAATCCTGGTCCCAGAAGCAGCCGCTGCTCTTCACCTACACCGACGATGGTCGGCATAAGCAGCGGCCGATCCGGGATGCGATCAGCAGTGCGAACCGGGCACGGCGTGCCTCGGCCAAGCGCAGCAATCGCCGGAAAAACGAGCTCTGCCAGCGGAAACCACTGTACGTCGATTTTAGTGATGTCGGTTGGAACGATTGGATCGTGGCACCGCCCGGGTACGAGGCGTACTTCTGCCAGGGCGATTGCCGGTTCCCGATCGCGGATCATCTCAACACGACGAACCACGCGATCGTGCAGACGCTGGTCAACTCGTACAACGTCGAGCTGGCACCGAAGGCGTGCTGCGTACCGACGCAGCTCTCCTCCATCTCGATGCTGTATCTGAACGAGCAGAACAAGGTGGTGCTGAAGAACTACCAGGACATGACGGTCGTTGGCTGTGGGTGCCGatga